A stretch of Amycolatopsis tolypomycina DNA encodes these proteins:
- a CDS encoding geranylgeranyl reductase family protein: MTRRTADQDAEVIVVGAGPAGSTVATYLARAGVDVLLLEKTEFPREKVCGDGLTPRGVKQLIDLGIDTSEDAGWVHSRGLRILTGDLTLELDWPDLTSYPPYGVSRTRHDFDDLLAKLAVKAGARLYERTTVTSAITNASGRVIGVEAKVGPEKTPVHYRAPLVLACDGVSARLALSVGIQKNEKRPMGVAVRQYYKSPRHDDPFIEGHLELWDRSDPRNPKLLPGYGWAFPLGDGTVNVGLGMLSTSASFRNTDYRALLRQWLDGTPEEWGYREENAIGKVGGAGLPMGFNRTPHYRDGLLLLGDAGGMVSPFNGEGISAAMESAQIAAEVVVQALARREGPSRERALEAYPRAVGELMGGYYALGNVFAKIIGKPKIMHACTKYGLRINKLLPLVYKGLSGCYDAKGGDGVDRLIAALARATPTPR, translated from the coding sequence ATGACGCGACGCACCGCAGACCAGGACGCCGAAGTCATCGTCGTCGGCGCCGGACCCGCAGGGTCCACCGTGGCCACCTACCTGGCCCGCGCGGGCGTCGACGTCCTGCTGCTCGAGAAGACCGAGTTCCCCCGCGAGAAGGTCTGCGGCGACGGCCTGACCCCCCGCGGCGTCAAGCAGCTCATCGACCTGGGCATCGACACCAGCGAGGACGCGGGCTGGGTGCACAGCCGCGGCCTGCGGATCCTCACCGGCGACCTCACGCTGGAGCTCGACTGGCCGGACCTCACGAGCTACCCGCCGTACGGCGTCTCCCGCACCCGCCACGACTTCGACGACCTCCTCGCGAAGCTCGCCGTGAAGGCGGGCGCGCGGCTGTACGAGCGCACCACCGTGACCAGCGCGATCACGAACGCGAGCGGCCGCGTGATCGGCGTCGAGGCCAAGGTCGGCCCGGAGAAGACGCCGGTGCACTACCGCGCGCCGCTGGTCCTGGCCTGCGACGGCGTGTCCGCGCGGCTCGCGCTGAGCGTCGGCATCCAGAAGAACGAGAAGCGCCCGATGGGCGTGGCCGTGCGCCAGTACTACAAGAGCCCGCGCCACGACGACCCGTTCATCGAGGGCCACCTCGAGCTGTGGGACAGGTCCGACCCGCGGAACCCGAAGCTGCTGCCGGGCTACGGCTGGGCGTTCCCGCTCGGCGACGGCACGGTGAACGTCGGCCTCGGCATGCTCTCGACGTCGGCCTCGTTCCGGAACACCGACTACCGCGCGCTGCTGCGCCAGTGGCTCGACGGGACGCCGGAGGAGTGGGGCTACCGCGAGGAGAACGCGATCGGCAAGGTCGGCGGCGCCGGCCTCCCGATGGGCTTCAACCGCACCCCGCACTACCGCGACGGCCTCCTGCTGCTCGGCGACGCGGGCGGCATGGTCAGCCCGTTCAATGGCGAGGGCATCTCGGCGGCGATGGAGTCCGCGCAGATCGCCGCGGAGGTCGTCGTGCAGGCGCTTGCGCGGCGCGAAGGGCCTTCGCGGGAGCGGGCGCTGGAGGCGTACCCGCGGGCCGTGGGTGAGTTGATGGGCGGCTACTACGCGCTGGGCAACGTCTTCGCGAAGATCATCGGCAAGCCGAAGATCATGCACGCGTGCACCAAGTACGGGCTGCGCATCAACAAGCTCCTGCCGCTGGTCTACAAGGGCCTCTCGGGCTGCTACGACGCCAAGGGCGGCGACGGCGTCGACCGCCTCATCGCGGCCCTCGCCCGCGCCACCCCCACCCCGCGCTGA
- a CDS encoding inositol monophosphatase family protein, whose protein sequence is MTLLSSRPPRPVEPGLLSRALEVAGRLANDATDVITATAGRGAHPSTLDSPFDWVTDTDRILERHTRRVLTAEFPGIPVVGHEFGADHGADVAEYRWVVDSVDGTANYVAGVPWCAYSLALVDAAGPVVGVVADPYRAQIYAAARGRGARANGKPIQLADRRVTAGAIVCTELARTGPWPGMGGFIERAAAAHAGVRVLGSAALSIAQVALGHAAAAVLHSYHEWDVAGSVAMAIEAGAVVLDKHGEDTALPTDGLLVAAPGVADEVLGWWQETAG, encoded by the coding sequence ATGACCCTCTTGTCCTCCCGGCCGCCGCGGCCCGTCGAGCCCGGCCTGCTGTCGAGGGCGCTCGAAGTGGCCGGGCGGCTGGCCAACGACGCCACCGACGTGATCACCGCGACCGCCGGCCGCGGCGCCCACCCGTCCACGCTGGACTCGCCGTTCGACTGGGTCACCGACACGGACCGCATTCTGGAGCGCCACACGCGGCGCGTCCTGACGGCGGAGTTCCCGGGCATCCCGGTGGTCGGCCACGAGTTCGGCGCGGATCACGGAGCGGACGTCGCGGAGTACCGCTGGGTGGTGGACTCGGTGGACGGCACGGCGAACTACGTGGCCGGAGTGCCGTGGTGCGCGTACAGCCTGGCCCTGGTGGACGCGGCGGGCCCGGTGGTCGGTGTGGTGGCGGACCCGTATCGCGCCCAGATCTACGCCGCGGCGCGCGGCCGGGGGGCCCGCGCGAACGGCAAGCCGATCCAGCTCGCGGACCGCCGTGTGACGGCGGGCGCGATCGTGTGCACGGAACTGGCCCGCACAGGCCCCTGGCCGGGAATGGGCGGCTTCATCGAGCGAGCAGCGGCGGCGCACGCCGGCGTGCGGGTGCTGGGCTCGGCGGCGCTGTCGATCGCCCAGGTGGCACTGGGTCACGCGGCGGCGGCGGTGCTGCACAGCTACCACGAGTGGGACGTGGCAGGCTCGGTGGCCATGGCGATCGAGGCGGGCGCGGTGGTCCTGGACAAGCACGGTGAGGACACGGCACTGCCGACGGACGGCCTGCTGGTGGCGGCCCCCGGAGTGGCGGACGAGGTCCTGGGCTGGTGGCAGGAGACGGCGGGCTAA
- a CDS encoding NADH-quinone oxidoreductase subunit A: MLTLLTRTDTVQLAQEAPSLKPYLPIVILFVLALAFAVLSVLLGPLVGPSRYNRAKLAAYECGIEPSPQPLVGAGRMPVAYYITAMLFILFDIEMVFLYPFAVQADALGTFGLVEILLFIATVGFAYAYVWRRGGLDWN; this comes from the coding sequence GTGCTGACGTTGCTGACCCGGACCGACACGGTGCAGCTGGCGCAAGAGGCCCCGAGCCTGAAGCCCTACCTGCCCATCGTGATCTTGTTCGTGCTGGCGCTCGCTTTCGCCGTGCTGTCGGTCCTGCTCGGACCGCTCGTCGGCCCCAGCCGGTACAACAGGGCCAAGCTGGCCGCCTACGAATGCGGCATCGAGCCGTCCCCGCAGCCGCTCGTCGGCGCCGGGCGGATGCCGGTCGCGTACTACATCACCGCGATGCTGTTCATCCTGTTCGACATCGAGATGGTCTTCCTCTACCCGTTCGCCGTGCAGGCGGACGCGCTGGGCACGTTCGGCCTGGTGGAGATCCTGCTGTTCATCGCGACGGTCGGCTTCGCGTACGCCTACGTGTGGCGGCGCGGCGGCCTGGATTGGAACTAG
- a CDS encoding NADH-quinone oxidoreductase subunit C produces the protein MTENPQPGEEQSSAERAETGLTAKGPGAAEAVVTGRERRGMFGVQGSGDTSGYGGVRLPAYSPAPAERPYGGWFDQFADEFYAALAERKIPAEAILQTTVDRGEITFYVAREHLPAIAQTLRDDGGLRFELLSSVSGVDYGVDVPQRLHAVYHFTSLTYRRRIRLEVTLDVEDAHVPSLVGIYPTADWQERETWDMFGIVFDGHPALTRILMPDDWDGHPQRKDYPLGGIPVEYKGAEIPPPDQRRSYS, from the coding sequence ATGACTGAGAACCCCCAACCCGGCGAAGAGCAGTCGAGCGCCGAGCGAGCCGAAACCGGCCTGACGGCCAAGGGCCCGGGCGCGGCCGAAGCGGTCGTCACCGGCCGCGAACGCCGGGGCATGTTCGGCGTCCAGGGCTCCGGCGACACCTCCGGCTACGGCGGCGTCCGGCTCCCGGCGTACAGCCCGGCGCCGGCCGAGCGCCCGTACGGCGGCTGGTTCGACCAGTTCGCCGACGAGTTCTACGCCGCGCTGGCCGAGCGCAAGATCCCCGCCGAGGCGATCCTGCAGACGACGGTCGACCGCGGCGAGATCACCTTCTACGTCGCCCGCGAGCACCTGCCCGCCATCGCGCAGACCCTGCGCGACGACGGCGGTCTCCGGTTCGAGCTGCTGTCGTCGGTGTCCGGTGTGGACTACGGCGTCGACGTCCCGCAGCGGCTGCACGCGGTCTACCACTTCACGTCGCTGACCTACCGGCGCCGGATCCGCCTCGAGGTCACCCTCGACGTCGAGGACGCGCACGTGCCGTCGCTGGTCGGGATCTACCCGACCGCCGACTGGCAGGAGCGCGAGACCTGGGACATGTTCGGGATCGTCTTCGACGGCCACCCGGCGCTGACCCGGATCCTCATGCCGGACGACTGGGACGGCCACCCCCAGCGCAAGGACTACCCGCTCGGCGGGATCCCGGTCGAATACAAGGGCGCGGAGATCCCGCCGCCGGACCAGCGGAGGTCTTACTCGTGA
- a CDS encoding GNAT family N-acetyltransferase has protein sequence MPTLHTPRLTLVPLADEHLELEYELDADPQVMRYLTGRASTREEVAAAHARRMAVEPGFGFWMGFAGEDFVGWWLLRPPNGPDQPYAEGEAELGYRLLRSQWRKGYAREGSLELLRYGFEELGLDRIFAQTMAVNTPSRATMASAGLTFARAFTSAAEYDDPIEGAEQGEVEYEITRSSWLERRAKPPPRPASSAAGSTRAQARPPPR, from the coding sequence ATGCCGACCCTCCACACACCAAGGCTCACGCTCGTCCCCCTGGCCGACGAGCACCTGGAGCTGGAGTACGAGCTGGACGCCGACCCACAGGTCATGCGCTACCTGACCGGCCGAGCGTCGACCCGGGAGGAGGTCGCGGCGGCCCACGCCCGCCGGATGGCAGTCGAGCCGGGGTTCGGCTTCTGGATGGGCTTCGCGGGCGAGGACTTCGTGGGGTGGTGGCTCCTGCGCCCGCCAAACGGTCCCGACCAGCCCTATGCCGAGGGTGAAGCCGAACTGGGCTACCGCCTCCTGCGCAGCCAGTGGCGAAAGGGATACGCCCGGGAAGGCTCGCTCGAGCTGCTGCGGTACGGGTTCGAGGAGCTGGGGTTGGACCGCATCTTCGCCCAGACGATGGCGGTCAACACGCCCTCCAGGGCGACGATGGCCTCGGCGGGGCTGACATTCGCGAGGGCGTTCACCTCGGCCGCGGAGTACGACGACCCGATAGAGGGCGCCGAGCAGGGCGAGGTCGAGTACGAGATCACGCGGAGCAGCTGGCTCGAAAGGCGGGCTAAGCCGCCGCCAAGGCCCGCTTCTTCTGCCGCCGGATCCACCAGAGCGCAGGCCCGGCCACCACCCAGGTGA
- a CDS encoding glycosyltransferase, with protein sequence MHIVQLANFYGPRSGGLRTALHHLGAGYVASGHEVTLVVPGRRYADEVLPTGVRRFSLLAPRIPGTGGYRAVDPHRVRAVLRRLEPDRLEVSDRLTLRGMGGWASRHGVPSTVISHERLDRLLEQFLLPAPVARRVADVANRRMAASYDTVVCTTAFARAEFDRIAAPNVRRVPLGVDLTTFRPAMRDDGWRTDLAGGADALLVHCGRLSPEKHVERSVDTVASLTEAGVKVRLVVAGDGPRRRALERRARGLPVTFLGFLPGRGDVARLLASADVSLAPGPHETFGLAALEALASGTPVVVSASSALQEIVRPGCGAAVADHAPAFASAVTDLLESPEEARRAAARTRAEEFTWPAAVAGMLATGPGVPD encoded by the coding sequence GTGCACATCGTCCAGCTCGCGAACTTCTACGGACCGCGCTCGGGCGGGCTGCGCACCGCGCTGCACCACCTCGGCGCCGGCTACGTCGCGAGCGGCCACGAGGTGACGCTCGTGGTGCCCGGCCGCCGGTACGCCGACGAGGTCCTCCCGACCGGCGTGCGCCGGTTTTCCCTGCTCGCACCGCGGATCCCGGGCACCGGCGGCTACCGCGCCGTCGACCCGCACCGGGTCCGCGCGGTGCTGCGCAGGCTCGAACCGGACCGCCTGGAGGTGTCCGACCGGCTGACGCTGCGGGGGATGGGCGGCTGGGCGAGCCGCCACGGCGTGCCCAGCACGGTCATCTCCCACGAGCGCCTCGACCGCCTGCTGGAGCAGTTCCTGCTGCCCGCGCCGGTGGCCCGCCGCGTCGCCGACGTCGCCAACCGCCGGATGGCCGCGAGCTACGACACGGTCGTCTGCACGACGGCGTTCGCGCGCGCGGAGTTCGACCGGATCGCGGCGCCGAACGTCCGGCGCGTCCCGCTCGGCGTCGACCTCACGACGTTCCGGCCCGCCATGCGCGACGACGGCTGGCGCACGGACCTGGCCGGGGGAGCGGACGCGTTGCTGGTCCACTGTGGACGGCTGTCGCCGGAGAAGCACGTCGAGCGCAGTGTGGACACCGTCGCCTCGCTGACCGAGGCCGGGGTGAAGGTCCGGCTGGTCGTGGCCGGCGACGGACCGCGGCGGCGGGCCCTGGAACGCCGGGCGCGCGGCCTGCCGGTGACGTTCCTCGGGTTCCTGCCCGGCCGGGGCGACGTCGCCCGGCTGCTGGCCAGCGCGGACGTCTCCCTCGCGCCGGGGCCGCACGAGACGTTCGGGCTGGCCGCGCTGGAGGCCCTGGCTTCGGGGACGCCGGTGGTGGTGTCGGCGTCGTCGGCGCTGCAGGAGATCGTGCGGCCGGGGTGTGGCGCGGCGGTGGCCGACCACGCGCCCGCGTTCGCCTCGGCGGTGACGGACCTGCTGGAGAGCCCTGAGGAGGCTCGCCGGGCCGCGGCGCGGACGCGGGCGGAGGAATTCACCTGGCCCGCGGCGGTGGCGGGGATGCTGGCGACCGGGCCCGGGGTGCCGGACTAA
- a CDS encoding class I SAM-dependent methyltransferase, with translation MSRASLDKDPHEVAAMFDGVASGYDRANSFMTFGFDRRWRTTTARVLDARRGEKVLDLAAGTGVSTVEYARGGAWCLAADFSFGMLRAGLHRNVPMVAADALNLPFADESFDAVTISLALRNFVDPKAALTEIARVVKPGGRLVICEVSTPPFAPIRFVHRNFVLKLLTWVGSRTSSNPEAYKYLAESMLTWPDQRTLGEIIASAGWTDVEWLNLTFGVVAIHRARKPA, from the coding sequence ATGTCACGCGCAAGCCTGGACAAGGACCCGCACGAAGTCGCCGCGATGTTCGACGGCGTCGCGTCCGGGTACGACCGGGCGAACTCGTTCATGACCTTCGGCTTCGACCGGCGCTGGCGCACGACGACCGCCCGCGTCCTCGACGCCCGCCGCGGCGAGAAGGTCCTGGACCTCGCGGCCGGCACCGGGGTGTCGACCGTCGAGTACGCCCGCGGGGGCGCCTGGTGCCTGGCCGCGGACTTCTCCTTCGGCATGCTGCGCGCCGGCCTGCACCGGAACGTGCCGATGGTGGCCGCCGACGCGCTCAACCTGCCGTTCGCGGACGAGAGCTTCGACGCCGTGACGATCTCGCTCGCGCTGCGCAACTTCGTCGACCCGAAGGCCGCGCTCACCGAGATCGCCCGCGTGGTCAAGCCGGGCGGGCGCCTGGTGATCTGCGAGGTCTCGACGCCGCCGTTCGCGCCCATCCGGTTCGTCCACCGCAACTTCGTCCTCAAGCTGCTGACCTGGGTCGGCAGCCGGACGTCGTCGAACCCCGAGGCGTACAAGTACCTCGCCGAATCCATGCTGACCTGGCCCGACCAGCGCACGCTCGGCGAGATCATCGCGAGCGCGGGCTGGACCGACGTCGAGTGGTTGAACCTCACATTCGGGGTCGTGGCGATCCACCGCGCCCGAAAGCCTGCCTAA
- a CDS encoding NuoB/complex I 20 kDa subunit family protein: MGLEEKLPNGILLASLEGLVNWSRKNSMWPATFGLACCAIEMMTVGGSRYDIARFGMERFSATPRQADLMIVAGRVTQKMAPVLRQIYDQMAEPKWVLAMGVCASSGGMFNNYAVVQGVDHIVPVDMYLPGCPPRPEMLLDAILKLHAKIQDEPINARRAAIRAASGARTELVASSIKYAKK, from the coding sequence ATGGGCCTCGAAGAGAAACTCCCCAACGGCATCCTGCTGGCCAGCCTCGAAGGTCTCGTCAACTGGTCGCGGAAGAACTCGATGTGGCCGGCCACCTTCGGGCTCGCCTGCTGCGCGATCGAGATGATGACCGTCGGCGGTTCCCGCTACGACATCGCCCGCTTCGGCATGGAGCGCTTCAGCGCGACGCCGCGGCAGGCCGACCTGATGATCGTCGCCGGGCGCGTCACGCAGAAGATGGCCCCGGTCCTGCGCCAGATCTACGACCAGATGGCCGAGCCCAAGTGGGTGCTCGCCATGGGCGTCTGCGCCTCCTCCGGCGGCATGTTCAACAACTACGCCGTGGTGCAGGGCGTCGACCACATCGTGCCGGTCGACATGTACCTGCCCGGCTGCCCGCCGCGGCCGGAGATGCTGCTTGACGCGATCCTCAAGCTGCACGCCAAGATCCAGGACGAGCCGATCAACGCCCGCCGCGCCGCCATCCGCGCGGCCAGCGGGGCCCGGACCGAGCTCGTCGCGTCGTCGATCAAGTACGCGAAGAAGTAG
- a CDS encoding DUF3592 domain-containing protein, with protein sequence MSTRGERARRVGWWTILGVASLLTVMCGCLLFAAVRNDSAISAQLGTATATVDSVAFDRTIIHFETPDGIVHSPANGVLYPDGLAAGQLVRIEYDASDPELARVAGRSAALTLLPLGSFVFFTWVVAGPALWWIRRQKKRALAAA encoded by the coding sequence GTGAGCACGAGAGGTGAACGGGCGAGGCGCGTCGGGTGGTGGACCATCCTCGGCGTTGCCTCGCTCCTCACCGTGATGTGCGGGTGCCTGCTGTTCGCCGCTGTTCGGAACGACAGTGCCATCTCCGCTCAGCTCGGTACGGCGACGGCCACTGTGGATTCGGTGGCTTTCGATCGGACCATCATTCACTTCGAGACGCCTGACGGGATCGTGCACAGTCCGGCCAATGGGGTGCTTTACCCGGATGGGTTGGCGGCTGGGCAGCTGGTTCGGATCGAGTACGACGCTTCTGATCCGGAGCTGGCTCGGGTTGCTGGGCGGTCGGCTGCTTTGACGCTGTTGCCGTTGGGGAGTTTCGTGTTTTTCACCTGGGTGGTGGCCGGGCCTGCGCTCTGGTGGATCCGGCGGCAGAAGAAGCGGGCCTTGGCGGCGGCTTAG
- a CDS encoding M1 family metallopeptidase, with amino-acid sequence MRARTRTGLGALAAGVVSVLLAGTASAAPAPGAPGVGDTYYPNAGNGGTDVLHYDIRLTYQPATDLLSGTTTLLLTATQDLSRFDLDFALKASSVRVNNRPARFTNQNGNGELVVTPAQPLLKGQTATVVVAYADTPSTETVDGLNAWKKGSFGALGIDEPQSSAWWFPANDHPTDKATYDVTIEAPDGNTAISNGTLVRTSKSRAGWTRWQWRSTKPQATYLTSFIVGKYELVQSATPDGKPFITAYGADLGDSLYAAKASVERTPEINEFLATQFGAYPFEAEGGVVTSGIGFSLENQTRPTYGARNFRAGSNTTLVAHENAHQWFGDDVSLGRWSDIWLNEGFASYAEWLWSEHEGEGTVAELAQYTYDSNPADGDLWKLVPADPGADNQFDNAVYDRGALALQALRTAVGDQAFFSILKTWFAQKRGSHGRILEFIALAEKISGKPLHDLFQTWLYTAGKPSVGPNGAAALTARVAPVKPRSYDQIQQNHRFLHAEHAG; translated from the coding sequence ATGCGTGCAAGAACGCGCACCGGCCTCGGTGCGCTCGCGGCCGGCGTCGTCTCGGTGCTGCTCGCCGGCACCGCGAGCGCGGCGCCCGCGCCCGGCGCCCCCGGCGTCGGCGACACCTATTACCCGAACGCCGGCAACGGCGGCACGGACGTGCTGCACTACGACATCCGGCTCACCTACCAGCCGGCGACCGACCTGCTCTCCGGCACCACCACGCTGCTGCTCACCGCGACGCAGGACCTCTCGCGGTTCGACCTGGACTTCGCGCTGAAGGCCTCCAGCGTGCGGGTGAACAACCGGCCGGCGCGGTTCACGAACCAGAACGGCAACGGCGAGCTCGTCGTCACGCCGGCGCAGCCGCTGCTCAAGGGCCAGACCGCGACCGTCGTCGTCGCCTACGCGGACACGCCGTCGACCGAGACGGTGGACGGCCTCAACGCGTGGAAGAAGGGCTCCTTCGGTGCGCTCGGCATCGACGAGCCGCAGAGTTCCGCGTGGTGGTTCCCGGCCAACGACCACCCGACCGACAAGGCGACCTACGACGTCACGATCGAGGCGCCGGACGGCAACACCGCCATCTCCAACGGCACCCTGGTCCGGACGTCGAAGAGCCGCGCGGGCTGGACCCGCTGGCAGTGGCGCAGCACAAAGCCGCAGGCCACGTACCTGACGTCGTTCATCGTCGGCAAGTACGAGCTCGTCCAGTCGGCCACGCCCGACGGCAAGCCGTTCATCACGGCGTACGGCGCCGACCTCGGCGACTCGCTGTACGCGGCGAAGGCCAGCGTCGAGCGGACCCCGGAAATCAACGAGTTCCTGGCGACGCAGTTCGGGGCGTACCCGTTCGAGGCCGAGGGCGGCGTCGTGACCAGCGGCATCGGCTTCTCCCTGGAGAACCAGACCCGCCCGACGTACGGCGCGCGCAACTTCCGCGCGGGCTCGAACACGACGTTGGTCGCGCACGAGAACGCCCACCAGTGGTTCGGCGACGACGTCTCGCTCGGCCGCTGGAGCGACATCTGGCTCAACGAGGGCTTCGCGTCGTACGCGGAGTGGCTGTGGTCGGAGCACGAGGGCGAAGGCACGGTCGCGGAGCTGGCCCAGTACACGTACGACTCGAACCCGGCCGACGGCGACCTGTGGAAGCTGGTCCCGGCCGACCCGGGCGCGGACAACCAGTTCGACAACGCGGTGTACGACCGGGGTGCGCTGGCCCTGCAGGCGCTGCGGACGGCCGTCGGCGACCAGGCGTTCTTCAGCATCCTGAAGACGTGGTTCGCGCAGAAGCGCGGGTCGCACGGGCGGATCCTCGAGTTCATCGCGCTGGCGGAGAAGATCTCGGGCAAGCCGCTGCACGATCTGTTCCAGACGTGGCTGTACACGGCCGGGAAGCCTTCGGTGGGTCCGAACGGTGCTGCTGCTCTGACTGCGCGTGTGGCTCCCGTCAAGCCGCGGTCGTACGACCAGATCCAGCAGAACCACCGGTTCCTCCACGCCGAGCACGCGGGCTGA
- a CDS encoding glycosyltransferase family 4 protein, which yields MTNSVLRVVEHLRERAHDVLVIAPGPGPDSYRGAPVVRIPALDFPGVNSLPIGVPTRTVLNALTAFGPDVVHLASPFVVGARGLAAARRLRVPAIAVYQTDIAGFAAAYGFGIAARAAWRWVRRLHSRADRTLAPSSDSVEQLRLHGVPRVHRWARGVDIDRFSPAHADPALRAELAPDGELLVGFVGRLAPEKEVDRLAALAGMPGVRVVVVGDGPELDGLREQLPDAAFLGAKYGDDLSKAYASLDVFVHTGPHETFCQAVQEAMASGLPVLAPDAGGPKDLVLPGRTGYLLPADRERFGPALVEKVDALRDAALRARLGEKARKVVLGRTWPAVCHELLGHYEAVRGRAARAA from the coding sequence GTGACCAACTCCGTCCTGCGGGTCGTCGAGCACCTGCGCGAACGCGCGCACGACGTGCTGGTCATCGCGCCCGGTCCCGGCCCGGACTCCTACCGCGGCGCGCCCGTGGTGCGGATCCCCGCGCTGGACTTCCCCGGGGTCAATTCCCTGCCGATCGGGGTGCCGACGCGCACCGTGCTCAACGCGCTGACCGCGTTCGGCCCGGACGTCGTGCACCTGGCGTCGCCGTTCGTCGTCGGCGCGCGCGGGCTGGCCGCCGCGAGACGGCTGCGCGTCCCCGCGATCGCCGTCTACCAGACCGACATCGCCGGGTTCGCCGCCGCGTACGGCTTCGGCATCGCCGCCCGCGCCGCGTGGCGGTGGGTGCGGCGGCTGCACTCGCGCGCCGACCGGACCCTCGCCCCCTCCAGCGACTCCGTCGAGCAGCTGCGGCTGCACGGCGTCCCGCGGGTGCACCGGTGGGCCCGCGGCGTCGACATCGACCGGTTCTCCCCGGCGCACGCCGACCCCGCGCTGCGGGCCGAGCTCGCCCCGGACGGCGAGCTGCTCGTCGGGTTCGTCGGCAGGCTGGCGCCCGAAAAGGAGGTCGACCGGCTGGCCGCGCTCGCCGGGATGCCGGGCGTGCGCGTGGTCGTCGTCGGTGACGGGCCCGAACTCGACGGCCTCCGGGAGCAGCTGCCGGACGCCGCTTTCCTCGGCGCGAAGTACGGCGACGACCTCTCGAAGGCCTACGCCAGCCTCGACGTCTTCGTCCACACAGGACCGCACGAGACGTTTTGCCAGGCGGTGCAGGAGGCGATGGCGTCCGGGCTGCCGGTGCTCGCGCCGGACGCCGGCGGCCCGAAGGACCTCGTCCTGCCCGGCCGCACCGGCTACCTGCTGCCCGCGGACCGCGAGCGGTTCGGGCCGGCGCTCGTCGAGAAGGTCGACGCCCTCCGTGACGCCGCGTTGCGCGCGAGGCTCGGCGAAAAGGCGCGCAAGGTCGTGCTGGGCCGCACGTGGCCGGCGGTCTGCCACGAGCTGCTCGGGCACTACGAAGCCGTGCGGGGCCGGGCCGCCCGCGCGGCCTGA